In Arachis hypogaea cultivar Tifrunner chromosome 17, arahy.Tifrunner.gnm2.J5K5, whole genome shotgun sequence, a single window of DNA contains:
- the LOC140180670 gene encoding uncharacterized protein yields MHYFIPFPVVQRVGKVAYKLELPSTANIHPVFHISLLKKCVGRPPSVTLPAPLTVDENGCKLLPLRVLGHQMIKVDNTWQEQVLIQWQHLSSEEATWKGYEDMRHLHPSFELEDKVNVHGGGVDTKREKRV; encoded by the coding sequence ATGCACTACTTCATCCCTTTTCCCGTGGTGCAGCGTGTGGGCAAAGTCGCATACAAGTTGGAGCTTCCATCCACAGCAAATATACACCCAGTTTTCCATATTTCTCTCCTTAAGAAGTGTGTAGGCAGGCCACCTTCGGTTACTCTACCGGCGCCTCTGACAGTTGATGAGAACGGGTGCAAATTGCTGCCTCTCCGGGTGTTAGGACATCAAATGATCAAGGTGGATAATACTTGGCAGGAGCAGGTGTTAATTCAATGGCAGCACCTTTCGTCGGAGGAAGCGACATGGAAAGGGTATGAGGACATGCGCCATCTTCATCCTTCCTTCGAGCTTGAGGACAAGGTCAATGTCCATGGCGGCGGTGTTGATACAAAGAGGGAAAAAAGGGTGTGA